A region from the Triticum urartu cultivar G1812 chromosome 1, Tu2.1, whole genome shotgun sequence genome encodes:
- the LOC125516263 gene encoding alpha-copaene synthase-like: protein MASSNPPAAKMAPPFEPTIWGDFFINYTPEPLQSEERLRERVDQLKKVTSELFEFCSDSVVGTMKLVDTLEHLSIDHHFEGHIATALSNIHGAELDSSSLHDVALRFRLLRQHGLWVSPDEFDKFKEADGTFNDEIMSDPRGLLSLYNASYLLIPGEVELESAMLFSRHRLQTMVNGLASPLAEQVRRFLQIPLPRTLKRYEALQYIAEYKMEQECNPSILELAKWDYNLLQLAHQTELKAFSRYAAFDILTQSDFLGIQQFSHDAIRSISHLIWNK from the exons ATGGCGTCTAGTAACCCACCTGCTGCTAAGATGGCACCACCTTTCGAACCTACAATATGGGGTGACTTCTTTATCAACTATACTCCGGAACCACTGCAG TCGGAGGAACGGTTGAGAGAGAGGGTCGATCAATTAAAGAAGGTAACCAGTGAACTGTTTGAGTTTTGCAGCGATAGTGTGGTTGGAACAATGAAGCTAGTAGATACACTTGAACATCTGAGCATAGACCATCACTTTGAGGGACATATCGCCACTGCATTAAGCAACATACACGGTGCTGAACTCGATAGCTCTAGCCTCCACGATGTTGCTCTTCGATTTCGCCTGCTTAGGCAGCATGGACTGTGGGTTTCTCCAG ATGAATTTGACAAGTTCAAAGAGGCAGATGGGACCTTCAACGATGAGATAATGAGTGACCCTCGGGGTTTGCTGAGCTTGTATAATGCATCTTACCTTCTCATTCCTGGAGAGGTCGAGCTAGAAAGCGCTATGTTGTTTTCAAGGCATCGCCTTCAGACAATGGTAAATGGCCTTGCGTCCCCATTAGCTGAACAAGTCAGGCGGTTCCTTCAGATACCACTGCCAAGGACATTGAAGAGATATGAGGCACTGCAATATATTGCAGAGTACAAAATGGAGCAGGAATGCAATCCCTCCATATTAGAGCTTGCAAAGTGGGATTATAACCTTTTGCAGCTGGCTCACCAGACAGAGCTCAAGGCATTTTCTCGGTATGCTGCCTTTGACATACTAACTCAGAGTGATTTTTTGGGTATTCAACAATTTTCTCACGATGCTATTAGATCAATTAGTCATCTCATTTGGAACAAATAA